The Hippea jasoniae genome includes a window with the following:
- the glgP gene encoding alpha-glucan family phosphorylase: MELFSYPIDEKYSTKVAYFSMEFAIDQALKTYSGGLGFLAGSHMRSANHLRQATIGVGMLWSFGYYDQVRNEDNTMKVDFRRKFYYFIEDTSVKVEVKINSKPVVVKSYFLPSKVFETAPVILLTTDCLENDYLSRTISHKLYDVNENTRIAQEIVLGIGGVKMLDALGIKIDVYHMNEGHSLPLVFELMKKYPDLDELKKHVVFTTHTPEKAGNEEHSAELLEQMGFFGDFSLQEIQQKLNYHESNFSLTVAALKVSKRANAVSKIHHKVSNEMWDFVKDRCEIISITNAQNMHYWADKHMLTYLQEHEDYQLVAYKKHLKKLLFEEVADQTGKLFDPNVLTIVWARRFVEYKRPWLLILDMDRFRRFVMNKDYPVQIIWAGKPYPYDYRGIGMFNEIVLMSKEFKNVAVLTGYELRLSKMLKQGADIWLNTPRWGREASGTSGMSAAANGAIHFSIDDGWHAEFEKDGINSFTIPHADPGLPVEEIDRRDYLRMMEKFENVIVPMYYDDPNRWIEIVKNGMIDVMNYFDSARMVDEYYKKLYDFGLK; the protein is encoded by the coding sequence ATGGAGCTGTTTAGCTATCCAATAGATGAAAAATATTCAACAAAGGTTGCCTATTTTTCAATGGAGTTTGCCATAGATCAGGCACTTAAGACGTACTCAGGCGGACTTGGCTTTTTAGCCGGTTCACACATGCGCAGCGCAAACCATCTCAGACAGGCAACAATTGGTGTTGGTATGCTGTGGAGTTTTGGATATTACGATCAGGTTAGAAACGAAGATAATACAATGAAGGTGGATTTTAGAAGAAAATTTTACTATTTCATCGAGGATACTTCAGTTAAAGTTGAGGTTAAGATAAATTCAAAGCCTGTTGTTGTAAAATCCTACTTTCTGCCATCAAAGGTATTTGAAACAGCACCTGTCATTCTGCTTACAACAGATTGCTTAGAAAACGACTATCTTTCACGCACAATCAGTCATAAACTATACGATGTAAACGAAAATACGCGTATTGCGCAGGAGATTGTTTTGGGTATTGGTGGCGTTAAGATGCTTGATGCTTTAGGCATAAAAATCGATGTATATCACATGAATGAGGGGCATTCACTGCCTCTTGTCTTTGAGCTTATGAAAAAATATCCCGATCTGGATGAGTTAAAAAAACATGTTGTATTTACAACGCACACGCCAGAGAAGGCTGGCAACGAGGAACATAGCGCAGAATTACTTGAACAGATGGGGTTTTTTGGTGATTTTTCGTTGCAGGAGATTCAGCAGAAGCTCAATTATCATGAAAGTAATTTTTCTTTGACCGTTGCTGCTTTGAAGGTTTCAAAAAGGGCTAATGCCGTATCAAAAATCCACCATAAGGTTTCAAACGAAATGTGGGATTTTGTTAAGGATAGATGTGAAATCATCAGTATTACAAACGCACAGAACATGCATTACTGGGCTGATAAACATATGTTGACATACCTGCAGGAGCATGAGGATTATCAGCTTGTGGCATACAAGAAACATCTAAAAAAACTCCTCTTTGAAGAGGTGGCCGATCAAACAGGCAAACTGTTTGATCCCAATGTGCTTACCATTGTTTGGGCAAGAAGATTTGTTGAATACAAAAGACCGTGGCTGTTGATCCTTGATATGGACAGATTCAGACGGTTTGTTATGAATAAAGATTACCCTGTTCAGATTATCTGGGCAGGAAAGCCTTATCCTTACGATTACCGCGGTATCGGTATGTTTAATGAGATAGTGTTGATGAGTAAAGAGTTTAAAAATGTTGCCGTTTTGACAGGATATGAGCTGAGGCTTTCAAAGATGTTAAAGCAGGGTGCTGATATATGGCTGAATACGCCCAGGTGGGGCAGGGAGGCAAGCGGAACAAGCGGCATGAGTGCAGCTGCAAACGGGGCGATCCACTTTTCCATAGACGACGGCTGGCATGCAGAGTTTGAAAAGGATGGCATAAACTCCTTCACAATTCCCCATGCAGACCCAGGTTTGCCTGTTGAGGAGATCGACAGAAGGGATTATTTGAGAATGATGGAGAAGTTTGAAAATGTGATCGTGCCGATGTATTACGATGATCCAAACAGGTGGATTGAGATTGTAAAAAACGGTATGATCGATGTGATGAACTATTTTGATTCTGCCAGAATGGTTGATGAATATTATAAAAAGCTTTACGATTTTGGTTTAAAGTAA
- a CDS encoding ROK family protein, which translates to MTKAAVDIGATYTRYIIENTEEKTIKTKDIKIVNFLNNLIETYNINTIAISFAGYVYNTTIIDSPNINIKNINLKEAIGKKDTEIILENDLNCAALAESKYFNSKNIAAIYSGSGLGCGAVVNNHLLKGDKGISCELGHISFKKAPFVCGCGKNDCIELFASGSGLKKWIEYYHIHGFKLNEIEKEKPIIVENFIEALSFAISIVINMLNPQLVVLGGGIIQSNSFIVKRLKEKVKQLTIKPLSNTPIELSKLKNGSLEGARILAGMV; encoded by the coding sequence ATGACTAAGGCAGCCGTTGATATTGGTGCAACATACACTCGATACATAATTGAAAACACAGAAGAAAAAACCATCAAAACAAAAGACATAAAAATAGTGAATTTTTTAAACAATCTCATAGAAACATACAACATTAACACCATTGCAATAAGTTTTGCAGGTTATGTGTATAATACGACAATAATAGACTCACCAAACATAAACATAAAAAATATAAATTTAAAAGAGGCTATTGGAAAAAAGGATACTGAAATCATTCTTGAAAACGACCTTAATTGTGCAGCTTTGGCTGAGTCTAAATATTTTAACTCAAAAAACATAGCAGCAATCTACAGCGGTAGCGGACTTGGATGCGGTGCAGTGGTTAACAATCACCTTTTAAAGGGTGATAAAGGCATAAGCTGTGAGCTTGGACATATAAGTTTTAAAAAAGCGCCCTTTGTATGCGGCTGCGGCAAAAACGATTGTATCGAACTGTTTGCAAGCGGCAGCGGCTTAAAAAAGTGGATAGAATACTACCATATACACGGTTTTAAGTTAAATGAAATAGAAAAAGAAAAACCGATTATTGTGGAAAATTTTATAGAGGCGTTGAGTTTTGCCATATCAATTGTTATAAACATGCTAAATCCCCAACTTGTCGTTTTAGGAGGAGGCATTATTCAATCAAACAGTTTTATTGTTAAAAGACTTAAAGAAAAAGTAAAACAGCTTACAATAAAACCACTATCCAACACACCTATCGAACTATCAAAACTCAAAAACGGCTCTTTGGAGGGAGCAAGAATTCTGGCGGGTATGGTATGA
- a CDS encoding galactose-1-phosphate uridylyltransferase, with protein sequence MSEIRYDIIHDDYVIISPERLHRPNYYSKQNRNLSEELSKCPFCEGHEHLTPPEIYAIRNNQPNTAGWKVRVIPNLYKAVQIETPLTFKNDEIYLAAGGYGAHEIIIDTPRHITQLNKLTKDEIFNWLNVIKCRVADLQNDKKLKHVSVFKNHGFYAGATQSHPHTQLIATPVMPKSRLNLLNNCFNFFKNNSKNIFDLIIERETENDRLITQNECFIAFAPFASKFAFEVIIASKIASTPSIIDLNDAALNKLAKILKTVITAMYKQLEDFDFNLIFCIPPINKTKETEQFFGLFEKFFRFHIRITPRIFGIGGFEIESGIFINPVSPEEAAHFLKTSIGGL encoded by the coding sequence ATGTCTGAAATAAGATACGACATTATCCATGACGATTATGTAATTATATCACCTGAGAGGCTTCACAGACCCAACTACTACTCAAAACAAAACAGAAACCTATCAGAAGAATTAAGCAAATGCCCTTTTTGTGAGGGGCATGAGCATCTCACACCGCCTGAGATCTATGCAATAAGAAACAATCAACCCAACACTGCAGGATGGAAGGTGCGTGTTATTCCCAATCTTTACAAAGCGGTTCAGATAGAAACACCGCTTACATTTAAAAACGATGAAATCTACTTAGCAGCTGGAGGATACGGGGCACACGAGATTATAATCGACACACCAAGACACATAACCCAGCTTAACAAACTTACAAAAGATGAAATCTTCAACTGGCTTAATGTAATAAAATGCAGAGTGGCAGATCTGCAAAACGACAAAAAACTTAAACATGTTTCGGTTTTCAAAAACCACGGTTTTTATGCCGGTGCAACCCAAAGCCACCCTCATACTCAACTCATTGCAACACCTGTGATGCCAAAAAGCAGGTTAAATCTGCTCAATAACTGCTTTAATTTCTTCAAAAATAACTCAAAAAACATATTCGATCTAATAATAGAAAGGGAAACCGAAAACGATAGACTCATAACCCAGAATGAATGCTTTATTGCTTTTGCACCTTTTGCCTCAAAATTTGCATTCGAGGTGATAATTGCAAGCAAAATAGCTTCTACACCATCAATCATCGATTTAAACGATGCAGCTTTAAACAAATTAGCAAAAATATTAAAAACGGTTATTACTGCCATGTACAAACAGCTTGAGGATTTTGACTTCAACCTGATTTTTTGCATTCCGCCCATAAATAAAACTAAAGAAACCGAGCAATTTTTTGGTTTGTTTGAAAAATTTTTCAGATTCCATATACGCATAACGCCTCGTATCTTTGGTATAGGTGGGTTTGAGATAGAAAGCGGCATATTTATAAATCCGGTGTCGCCTGAGGAGGCTGCACATTTTCTTAAAACATCAATAGGAGGCCTTTAA
- the glgB gene encoding 1,4-alpha-glucan branching protein GlgB produces the protein MKSLLSDFDIYLFKEGTHTRLYEKLGSHITKDGVYFALWAPNASYVSVVGDFNNYDPTKNPLSLRNDGSGIWEGVVKNAHKGQTYKYYIVSNLDKQARLKADPFAIYAETPPKSASIIWDTTYKWHDQEWMKNREKYQPIYNPISIYEVHLGSWRRRVEKNNSYLSYTEAAEKLAAYLKQMNFTHIELLPIMEHPFDGSWGYQVTGYYAPTSRFGRPEEFMAFVDIMHKFGIGVILDWVVSHFAVDGHGLLNFDGSCLYEHQDPRLGYHPQWKSAIFNYGRYEVKAFLLSNAVYWFDKYHIDGLRVDGVSSMLYLDFGRENGSWIPNKYGGRENLEAIEFLQTLNKTVYSEFKGIMTIAEESSAYPKVSHPVHEGGLGFGFKWNMGWMHDTLSYFKYDPIFRAHHHNKLTFSIWYAFSENFVLPLSHDEVVHMKGSLINKMPGSYEEKFANLRALFAYMFAHPGKKLLFMGSEFAQFSEWDYAKSLDWHLLKYPKHKGIRKLLKTLNTLYKTLKPLHKWDTRPQGFRWIDVNNAPSNILSFLRIFKDEQILIICNFSGIEQNYRVGLSKNTDWIEILNSQSLQFGGWDKSKQRTLQAQPISYHGFNYSAQLNLPPLSVLYFKPKS, from the coding sequence ATGAAATCCCTATTAAGCGATTTTGATATCTATCTTTTCAAAGAGGGCACCCATACAAGGCTTTATGAAAAATTGGGCTCACACATCACAAAAGATGGAGTTTATTTTGCACTCTGGGCACCCAATGCAAGCTATGTCAGTGTTGTCGGAGATTTTAATAATTATGACCCAACTAAAAATCCCCTTTCTTTGAGAAATGATGGAAGCGGTATATGGGAGGGTGTGGTAAAAAACGCTCACAAAGGGCAAACTTATAAATACTACATCGTCTCAAATTTAGATAAACAGGCAAGGCTAAAGGCTGATCCGTTTGCCATATATGCAGAAACACCACCAAAAAGCGCATCCATCATATGGGATACTACCTACAAATGGCATGACCAGGAATGGATGAAAAACAGAGAAAAATATCAACCAATCTACAACCCCATATCGATATATGAGGTGCATTTAGGCTCATGGCGCAGAAGGGTTGAAAAGAACAACTCCTATCTATCGTATACCGAGGCAGCAGAGAAATTAGCCGCATATTTAAAACAGATGAACTTTACTCATATTGAGCTATTGCCCATTATGGAACACCCGTTTGATGGGTCGTGGGGGTATCAAGTCACAGGCTATTACGCCCCAACATCAAGATTTGGCAGGCCAGAAGAATTTATGGCTTTTGTTGACATCATGCACAAATTTGGCATCGGCGTTATACTTGACTGGGTAGTTAGCCACTTTGCTGTGGACGGCCACGGTTTATTGAACTTTGATGGCTCATGTCTGTATGAACATCAGGATCCCCGCCTTGGCTATCATCCCCAGTGGAAAAGCGCAATATTCAACTACGGCAGATATGAAGTAAAGGCGTTTCTTTTAAGTAATGCAGTTTACTGGTTTGACAAATACCATATAGACGGTTTGAGGGTTGATGGTGTTTCGAGTATGCTCTACCTCGATTTTGGCAGAGAAAACGGCAGCTGGATTCCCAATAAATACGGTGGGCGAGAAAACTTAGAGGCCATTGAATTTTTACAAACATTGAACAAAACCGTTTATTCGGAATTTAAAGGCATAATGACGATAGCTGAGGAGTCATCTGCTTATCCTAAGGTTAGCCATCCTGTCCATGAAGGCGGACTGGGCTTTGGTTTTAAATGGAATATGGGATGGATGCACGATACTTTGAGTTATTTCAAATACGACCCGATCTTCAGAGCTCACCACCACAACAAACTCACATTCAGTATCTGGTATGCGTTTAGTGAAAACTTTGTTTTACCTTTAAGCCACGATGAAGTGGTTCACATGAAAGGCTCTCTCATAAACAAAATGCCTGGTAGTTATGAGGAAAAATTTGCCAACTTAAGAGCTTTATTTGCCTATATGTTTGCCCATCCGGGTAAAAAGCTACTGTTTATGGGATCTGAGTTTGCCCAATTTTCTGAGTGGGATTATGCAAAAAGCCTTGACTGGCATCTGTTAAAATACCCCAAGCACAAAGGCATAAGAAAACTTTTAAAAACCCTAAACACCCTTTATAAAACACTCAAACCACTTCATAAATGGGATACAAGGCCTCAGGGTTTTAGATGGATAGATGTCAACAACGCCCCATCAAACATCTTAAGCTTTTTGAGAATCTTTAAGGATGAGCAAATCCTGATAATCTGCAATTTTTCAGGGATTGAGCAAAACTACAGGGTTGGACTTTCAAAAAACACAGACTGGATAGAAATTTTAAACTCACAGTCTTTACAGTTTGGAGGATGGGATAAAAGCAAACAAAGAACCCTACAGGCTCAACCCATCTCCTATCATGGATTTAACTACTCAGCTCAATTAAACCTGCCACCATTAAGCGTTCTTTACTTTAAACCAAAATCGTAA
- the pckA gene encoding phosphoenolpyruvate carboxykinase (ATP), with translation MIEAQLKRMGIINVRIKRNLASPILYEEIVKNQEGLVAHLGPVVVRSGKYTGRSPQNRFIVKQKPSEDFIWWSDENKPFEKDKYEILYDRVVAYLQNRKLYVMDGYAIADPKYRMPVRVISRWAWHSLFARNMFLRELDEQKLSRFEPEIKLIVVPEFNASPNIDGTTSEAFVILNMEKKEVLIGGTGYAGEIKKAVFSMVNYFLPHKGVLTLHSSANMGKDGDVALFFGLSGTGKTTLSSDPDRLLIGDDEHGWSDNGVFNIEGGCYAKVIRLSKEDEPLIYETTRKFGTILENVVIDPISRRIDLDDNSITENTRASYPITHIPNIVEGSFASHPKNIIMLTYDAFGVLPPVSELDPSQAMYHFLSGYTAKVAGTEEGVKSPKATFSCCFGSPFMTQKPNVYAKLLGEKIKKHGVKCWLVNTGYIKGGYGEGERISIEYTRAIINAILQGRLDRIERDILPVFGLRYPRYCPNVPNDILSPQKQWKDKDAYLKQLKKLAIAFVENFKKFEKYVDDDVKKAQPVF, from the coding sequence ATGATTGAAGCCCAGCTGAAGCGGATGGGTATTATTAATGTGCGTATCAAAAGAAACCTTGCATCTCCCATTCTTTATGAGGAGATTGTAAAAAATCAGGAGGGTCTTGTTGCCCACCTTGGCCCGGTTGTTGTAAGAAGCGGCAAATACACGGGTAGATCCCCTCAAAACAGGTTTATAGTAAAACAAAAGCCGTCAGAGGATTTTATATGGTGGTCTGATGAGAATAAACCGTTTGAAAAGGATAAGTATGAGATTCTTTATGACCGTGTGGTTGCCTATCTTCAAAATAGAAAGCTTTATGTGATGGATGGATATGCCATAGCTGACCCCAAATATCGCATGCCTGTGAGAGTTATTAGCAGGTGGGCGTGGCATTCACTGTTTGCCCGTAATATGTTTTTAAGGGAGCTTGATGAGCAAAAACTCAGCCGTTTTGAGCCTGAGATTAAACTGATTGTTGTGCCTGAATTTAACGCATCCCCCAACATAGATGGCACAACTTCGGAGGCTTTTGTCATCTTAAATATGGAAAAGAAAGAGGTTTTGATAGGTGGAACAGGATATGCTGGTGAGATCAAAAAAGCCGTTTTCAGTATGGTTAACTATTTTCTGCCACATAAAGGTGTTTTGACATTACATTCAAGTGCCAATATGGGCAAAGATGGTGATGTTGCTTTGTTCTTTGGTTTATCTGGGACGGGTAAAACAACACTCTCAAGTGATCCGGATCGATTGCTAATAGGAGATGATGAGCATGGCTGGAGTGATAACGGGGTTTTTAATATAGAGGGTGGTTGTTATGCCAAGGTAATAAGGTTATCAAAAGAGGATGAGCCGCTGATTTATGAAACAACAAGGAAATTTGGCACAATCCTTGAAAATGTTGTTATAGACCCCATCTCAAGGCGGATTGATTTGGACGACAATTCTATTACTGAAAATACACGGGCAAGCTATCCCATTACCCATATACCCAATATTGTTGAGGGTTCGTTTGCCTCTCATCCGAAAAACATTATTATGCTTACATACGATGCTTTTGGTGTTTTGCCGCCTGTCTCTGAACTGGATCCATCGCAGGCGATGTATCATTTTTTGAGTGGCTATACGGCAAAGGTAGCAGGCACAGAGGAGGGTGTAAAATCACCTAAAGCCACATTTTCCTGTTGCTTTGGTTCGCCCTTTATGACTCAGAAGCCCAATGTTTATGCTAAACTGTTAGGTGAAAAAATCAAAAAACATGGCGTAAAATGCTGGCTTGTAAACACAGGATACATAAAAGGCGGCTACGGTGAGGGAGAAAGGATTTCTATTGAGTACACCCGGGCGATAATTAATGCGATATTACAGGGCAGGCTTGATAGGATAGAAAGGGATATTTTGCCTGTATTTGGGCTGCGATATCCGCGCTACTGCCCCAATGTTCCAAACGATATTTTATCTCCTCAAAAACAGTGGAAAGATAAAGATGCATACTTAAAACAGCTAAAAAAATTGGCAATTGCATTTGTTGAGAATTTTAAAAAATTTGAGAAATATGTGGATGATGATGTAAAAAAGGCTCAGCCGGTTTTTTAG
- a CDS encoding glycogen synthase codes for MNVLILTAEFEGLAKAGGLADAVAGLSKALLKNVNVKVIMPRYYSINPSTLTRIDALPFVYLKDKQYFFAIYKKIIDGVEVYFVDYEEFFGRDGTYTDKNGEGFLDNDIRFIFFSVAALETAKVIGFKPDIIHLNDWQTAAAAVKIKEDNYFKDTATVFTIHNLQHQGFFKKDRFELLNCSWQYFNPFQFEALGHLNLLKGATALCDTITTVSRKYAKEIQTPQFGFGLNEHFKALNLKLFGILNGVDYEKWNPQRDKFIAKNYSVETLDYKQLCKKDLQEEFGLSQNDAPIIGFIGRLYEQKGIGLIIDIFDRLMQEDVQFVLLGSGKKEFEEFFLSKKAQYPYKVGVHIGYSEKLAHKIEAGSDFFVMPSLFEPCGLNQIYSLKYGTLPIVRAVGGLDDTVKNFTPSDKSGWGFKFYEFSPSALLNTILWAFDVYKNPDIFTLLKKRAMQLNFGWEKVAEHYLDVYRFATVAKKLSDCCR; via the coding sequence ATGAATGTATTGATACTGACAGCAGAATTTGAGGGGCTTGCAAAAGCAGGCGGTCTTGCAGATGCCGTGGCTGGTCTATCTAAGGCGCTTTTAAAAAATGTAAATGTAAAGGTCATAATGCCACGCTACTACTCAATTAACCCTTCAACGCTTACCAGAATCGATGCCCTGCCCTTTGTGTATCTAAAAGATAAACAATACTTTTTTGCCATATACAAAAAGATTATAGACGGCGTGGAGGTCTATTTTGTTGATTATGAGGAGTTTTTTGGAAGAGACGGCACTTATACAGATAAAAACGGCGAAGGTTTCTTAGATAACGACATAAGGTTTATATTCTTCAGTGTTGCAGCCTTAGAAACAGCAAAGGTTATAGGATTTAAGCCCGATATTATTCATCTAAACGACTGGCAGACAGCTGCAGCAGCAGTAAAAATCAAAGAGGACAACTATTTTAAAGATACAGCGACGGTTTTTACAATTCATAACCTTCAACATCAGGGATTTTTTAAAAAGGATAGATTTGAACTTTTAAACTGCAGCTGGCAATACTTCAATCCGTTTCAGTTTGAGGCTTTGGGGCATCTAAATCTTTTAAAGGGAGCAACAGCCCTTTGTGATACTATCACAACAGTCAGCAGAAAATACGCTAAAGAAATCCAGACACCTCAATTTGGTTTTGGACTTAATGAGCATTTTAAAGCTTTAAACTTAAAGCTTTTTGGCATTCTAAACGGCGTTGATTACGAAAAATGGAATCCCCAGAGGGATAAATTTATTGCAAAGAACTATTCAGTTGAAACATTGGATTACAAACAGCTTTGCAAAAAGGATTTGCAGGAAGAATTTGGTCTTAGCCAAAACGATGCCCCTATTATAGGTTTTATCGGCAGGCTTTATGAGCAAAAGGGCATCGGTCTGATTATCGATATATTCGATAGGCTTATGCAGGAGGATGTTCAGTTTGTTTTGCTTGGAAGTGGCAAAAAGGAGTTTGAGGAGTTCTTTTTAAGCAAAAAAGCTCAATACCCGTACAAGGTCGGTGTGCATATAGGTTACTCAGAAAAACTTGCCCATAAGATTGAGGCTGGCAGTGATTTCTTTGTTATGCCATCCCTTTTTGAGCCGTGCGGTTTAAATCAGATATATTCTTTAAAATACGGCACTCTCCCTATAGTAAGGGCTGTGGGTGGTCTGGATGATACAGTTAAAAATTTTACCCCTTCAGACAAAAGTGGCTGGGGTTTTAAGTTTTATGAATTTAGTCCATCCGCTTTACTAAACACAATCCTGTGGGCTTTTGATGTTTATAAAAACCCCGATATATTCACTTTATTAAAAAAACGGGCAATGCAGTTAAATTTTGGCTGGGAAAAGGTAGCTGAGCATTATTTAGATGTTTATAGATTTGCCACTGTTGCAAAAAAATTATCGGATTGCTGCAGATGA
- a CDS encoding glycogen synthase codes for MKLLFATVEFLGYAKAGGLADISYSLTKQLKKHIDVDVVVPLYNFAKNKLKIASTEDYEEFLLHKAKLDDVELLCVEEKTLSSTDTIYTDNDVERFIIFSKAIYTIALKHNHDVIHLNDWHTAFAAYLIKKTMKKRVILTVHNLAYQGICNCLPESIGIDKKDFDITTFEYYSKVNLLKGGIAYSDKVVFPSDEFLKESLNSGFGLEGFLSSHKDKLTSILNCIDYDDFNPQTDQALKKNFDSANIKNRWFNKAFLMKKFSLEDKKLPLFAFIGRFTHQKGLDLIIDAIEDLLKKDLNFIMVGDRNSEYFTKLSTIKKENFVLIEKYEEGLARLIYAASDFIIIPSVFEPCGLVQLIAFRYGAIPIAHATGGLKQTIHPINKKQCGMGIVYNNQIEDELITAVDEALDLYKNKQKLLSIRRFNMKCDFSCAQTAQKYLKLYD; via the coding sequence ATGAAACTACTGTTTGCAACAGTAGAGTTTCTGGGATATGCCAAAGCAGGCGGTCTGGCTGACATATCATATTCCTTAACAAAACAGCTAAAGAAACACATCGATGTGGATGTGGTTGTTCCTCTGTATAATTTTGCAAAAAACAAACTCAAAATAGCCTCAACGGAAGATTACGAAGAATTTTTGCTGCATAAAGCCAAATTAGATGATGTTGAGCTTCTATGCGTGGAAGAAAAAACGCTTTCTTCAACTGACACAATTTATACAGACAACGATGTAGAGCGATTTATTATCTTCTCTAAAGCTATTTACACAATAGCCCTCAAACACAATCACGATGTTATTCATCTAAACGACTGGCACACAGCTTTTGCCGCATATCTGATAAAAAAGACAATGAAAAAAAGAGTGATTTTAACCGTTCACAATCTTGCATATCAGGGCATCTGCAACTGCTTACCAGAATCCATAGGCATCGATAAAAAAGATTTTGATATAACCACATTTGAATACTACTCAAAAGTCAATCTTCTAAAAGGTGGCATAGCCTACAGCGACAAAGTGGTCTTTCCATCGGATGAATTTCTAAAAGAATCATTAAACAGCGGCTTTGGGCTTGAGGGGTTTTTATCATCTCATAAAGACAAACTCACATCCATTCTAAACTGTATAGACTACGACGATTTCAATCCCCAAACAGATCAGGCTTTGAAGAAAAACTTTGATAGTGCAAATATAAAAAACAGGTGGTTTAATAAAGCTTTTTTGATGAAAAAATTCTCTTTAGAAGATAAAAAACTACCGCTGTTTGCCTTCATTGGCAGATTTACGCACCAGAAAGGGCTGGATTTGATTATCGATGCTATTGAGGACCTGCTAAAAAAAGACCTAAATTTCATTATGGTTGGCGACAGAAACAGTGAGTACTTCACAAAACTCAGCACAATAAAAAAGGAAAACTTTGTTTTAATAGAAAAATATGAAGAAGGCTTGGCACGATTAATCTATGCTGCAAGCGATTTCATCATAATACCATCTGTTTTTGAGCCCTGCGGGCTTGTGCAATTGATAGCCTTTAGATACGGAGCAATTCCTATTGCACATGCAACAGGAGGCCTAAAGCAGACGATACATCCTATCAATAAAAAACAGTGTGGCATGGGCATCGTTTATAACAATCAGATTGAAGATGAATTAATAACTGCAGTAGATGAGGCTTTAGATCTATACAAAAACAAACAGAAACTCCTCTCAATTAGACGCTTTAATATGAAGTGCGATTTTTCGTGTGCTCAAACTGCTCAAAAATACTTAAAGCTGTATGACTAA